The Pseudochaenichthys georgianus chromosome 24, fPseGeo1.2, whole genome shotgun sequence genome includes a region encoding these proteins:
- the tfap2b gene encoding transcription factor AP-2-beta, producing MLWKLVENVKYEDIYEDRHDGVSSHSSRLSQLGSHAGPYSSAPPLSHAPTSDFQPPYFPPPYQPLAHYQSQDPYSHVTDPYTLNSLHQSQQSAWGARQRQDAAVERMDSSALLAQPRASLSQLSGLDPRRDYGVRRPDVLMHPGLDGMGDGLLHGLHGMEDVQTLDDTNGTNILDQSVIKKVPMPHKHMGSLMLGKDGLMGGITVSINEVFCSVPGRLSLLSSTSKYKVTVGEVQRRLSPPECLNASLLGGVLRRAKSKNGGRCLREKLEKIGLNLPAGRRKAANVTLLTSLVEGEAVHLARDFGYLCETEFPTKAVSEYLNRQHADPNELHTRKNMLLATKQLCKEFSDLLAQDRTPLGNSRPSPILEPGIQSCLSHFSFITHGFGSPALCAALTTLQNYLTEALKGLDKMFINSPPNNNRHGDNKADKEEKQRK from the exons ATGCTGTGGAAACTAGTTGAGAATGTCAAGTATGAAGATATTTACGAG GACCGGCATGACGGTGTCTCGAGCCACAGCTCGCGCCTGTCCCAGCTGGGCTCGCACGCGGGACCCTACTCCAGTGCGCCCCCGCTGTCTCACGCACCGACCTCGGACTTCCAGCCGCCCTACTTTCCGCCGCCGTACCAGCCGCTCGCTCACTACCAGAGCCAGGACCCGTACTCCCACGTCACCGACCCGTACACCCTCAACTCGCTGCACCAGAGCCAGCAGAGCGCGTGGGGCGCACGGCAGCGGCAGGACGCGGCGGTGGAGCGGATGGATAGCTCCGCGCTGCTGGCACAACCTCGGGCCTCGCTGTCTCAGCTGTCCGGGCTGGACCCGCGGAGGGACTACGGTGTGAGGCGGCCCGATGTGCTAATGCACCCGGGCCTGGACGGGATGGGAGACGGTCTGCTGCACGGGCTGCACGGCATGGAGGATGTTCAG ACTCTTGACGACACCAACGGAACGAACATCCTTGATCAATCAGTAATTAAGAAag TTCCCATGCCTCACAAGCACATGGGCTCCCTGATGCTCGGGAAGGACGGGCTGATGGGAGGCATCACCGTGAGCATCAACGAGGTGTTCTGCTCGGTACCGGGCCGCCTGTCGCTGCTCAGCTCCACCTCCAAGTACAAAGTGACCGTAGGGGAGGTGCAGAGGAGACTGTCCCCGCCTGAGTGCCTGAACGCATCCCTGTTGGGGGGCGTGTTGAGAAG AGCAAAGTCCAAAAACGGTGGGAGATGTCTGAGGGAAAAACTGGAGAAGATTGGACTGAATTTACCTGCTGGAAGACGCAAAGCTGCCAATGTCACATTACTAACATCTCTTGTAGAAG gTGAGGCGGTGCACCTTGCCCGGGATTTCGGTTACCTCTGCGAGACGGAGTTTCCCACCAAAGCCGTGAGCGAGTACCTCAACCGGCAGCACGCTGACCCCAACGAGCTGCACACGCGGAAAAACATGCTGCTGGCGACAAA acAGCTGTGTAAGGAGTTCTCAGACCTGCTGGCCCAGGACAGGACCCCCCTGGGAAACTCTCGGCCGAGCCCCATCCTGGAGCCGGGCATCCAGAGCTGCCTCTCCCACTTCTCCTTCATCACGCACGGCTTCGGCTCGCCCGCCCTCTGCGCCGCGCTCACCACCCTGCAGAACTACCTCACCGAGGCCCTCAAAGGACTGGACAAGATGTTCATCAACAGCCCCCCCAACAACAACCGGCACGGGGACAACAAGGCCGACAAAGAGGAGAAGCAGCGGAAATGA